A window from Polyangiaceae bacterium encodes these proteins:
- a CDS encoding serine/threonine protein kinase encodes MPTRSVLADNSIFAGRYRIIRRLAAGGMGAVYEARHIETDRLCALKVMLPHVAENATSRERFRLEARAAAMVSSIYVVDVLDAGVDDVTSSPFLVMEFLRGEDLGSRMARLGPLSPLEVGTLLAQAARGIDALHRASIVHRDLKPSNLFLAERDGADPIVKVLDLGVAKRVADTAGTTAAVGTPIYMAPEQITNGKISPATDVYAFGMVTYSLLAGREYWADEAQAAVSAVAFAVLTLDGPKEPATIRAARLGVVLPAAFDAWFFRATAPDPQARFPGVLDAASALCKTLGIEANALRVERAVTAPSDNESKHLPGFDALAPTLPAIASSKTRTQTLSPDGAAKPPHDIQGHPEPTKERDIDVSPQKRSNNRTKWAVPILMVVGLAIAGGLFWRKSRGSVAPDFVEAIDCAAAEIQGPSATAELANALGKGACARLAIELGVAWHESRGPRLHVHAEIRADRSARVKLELAGKTAEAEGKTPIAATNDAIRTLAPMFAVPPMPRERIAAWGARDEAGARRIERALRRYAFGFTDLESAATRIVATDGDSPVSHAMLACALRHVDRTRAMAEKEETLKRLGLLPAAHAKLIESELYTFLPSGDERDSRGMLDSYTDLSTDPDFAALYTMCGCIWTDTSAPMIDWLTKHVPVMGLPITRCAFFSGHTESERESRYLEWMGAILPEMRGSHISSLLQSARFEEARTAVTIKEALGDETTTAMDLAHDRARVAFASFDPRAALAAADELLGDPDPEVSEDGAATRIQALLFAGQIRAAARAVETELNRLDHRSRHDKFLDIAGKHLQLQRLLGRPAPPPELIRQIEEHLQHAESRAAPARVELALLRAREPSEKSFGDQFDALIRDLKWKNVSQDFTSAYVLPFVRLGRGNDAVTTMYREIEMPNARQMVAFEVALAFESVGAKTEAEKAYRLCMTEPWYYPFESVAARLRLSEMARA; translated from the coding sequence ATGCCGACGCGCTCCGTGCTTGCCGACAACTCCATCTTCGCGGGTCGCTACCGCATCATTCGCCGTCTCGCAGCAGGCGGCATGGGAGCCGTCTACGAAGCGCGACACATCGAGACCGACCGCTTGTGTGCGCTCAAAGTGATGCTTCCGCACGTGGCGGAAAACGCGACATCGCGCGAGCGCTTTCGCCTCGAAGCGCGGGCCGCGGCGATGGTGTCGAGCATTTATGTCGTCGATGTGCTCGATGCTGGCGTCGATGACGTCACGAGCAGCCCGTTTCTGGTGATGGAGTTCTTGCGTGGTGAAGACCTCGGTTCCCGGATGGCTCGGCTTGGTCCGCTGTCGCCGCTCGAGGTCGGGACGCTTTTGGCGCAAGCCGCGCGGGGCATCGATGCGCTGCACCGAGCATCGATCGTGCACCGGGACCTCAAGCCGTCGAACCTTTTTCTCGCGGAACGCGACGGAGCGGATCCCATCGTGAAGGTGCTCGATTTGGGGGTCGCCAAACGCGTCGCTGATACGGCGGGGACGACGGCCGCCGTGGGCACGCCTATCTACATGGCCCCCGAGCAAATCACCAATGGGAAAATCAGCCCGGCAACGGACGTGTATGCATTCGGAATGGTCACGTATTCGCTTCTCGCGGGGCGCGAATACTGGGCTGATGAAGCGCAGGCGGCGGTAAGTGCGGTTGCATTTGCCGTTTTGACGTTGGATGGACCGAAAGAACCGGCGACGATACGTGCGGCTAGGCTTGGCGTGGTGTTGCCTGCAGCGTTCGATGCGTGGTTTTTCCGGGCTACCGCTCCGGATCCGCAAGCGCGTTTTCCAGGCGTACTGGATGCTGCCTCGGCACTGTGCAAAACGCTTGGCATTGAAGCCAATGCATTACGCGTCGAGCGCGCGGTCACGGCGCCGAGCGATAATGAAAGCAAGCATTTGCCCGGGTTCGACGCGCTTGCACCGACCCTGCCCGCCATTGCGTCGAGCAAAACCCGCACGCAAACGTTATCCCCGGACGGTGCAGCAAAGCCGCCGCATGACATCCAAGGTCATCCTGAACCAACCAAAGAACGAGACATCGACGTATCTCCCCAAAAGAGGTCGAACAATCGAACGAAATGGGCAGTTCCCATATTGATGGTCGTCGGCCTTGCAATCGCGGGAGGGTTGTTCTGGCGCAAGTCGCGCGGGTCAGTAGCGCCGGATTTCGTCGAAGCGATTGATTGCGCGGCCGCCGAAATCCAGGGTCCGAGCGCGACGGCCGAATTGGCCAATGCGCTCGGGAAGGGCGCGTGCGCCCGGCTTGCTATCGAGCTCGGTGTGGCGTGGCATGAATCGCGCGGGCCGCGCTTGCATGTGCACGCCGAGATACGCGCCGATCGAAGTGCACGTGTGAAGCTCGAATTGGCCGGAAAAACGGCCGAAGCCGAAGGAAAAACGCCGATTGCTGCGACAAACGACGCCATTCGGACACTCGCGCCCATGTTCGCCGTGCCGCCCATGCCTCGAGAACGGATTGCTGCGTGGGGTGCGCGTGACGAAGCGGGCGCTCGGCGAATCGAGCGGGCATTACGTCGATATGCGTTCGGTTTCACCGACCTCGAATCCGCGGCCACGAGGATTGTCGCCACGGACGGTGATTCTCCCGTGTCACATGCGATGCTCGCATGTGCATTGAGACACGTTGATCGGACCCGGGCAATGGCCGAGAAAGAGGAAACGCTGAAGCGTCTCGGTTTGTTGCCTGCGGCGCATGCGAAACTGATCGAATCCGAATTGTATACATTTTTGCCGAGCGGTGACGAGCGAGATTCCAGGGGGATGCTCGATAGTTATACGGACCTTTCTACCGATCCCGACTTTGCGGCGCTGTACACCATGTGCGGGTGTATTTGGACGGACACATCCGCACCCATGATCGATTGGCTGACCAAACACGTGCCCGTCATGGGACTGCCCATCACGCGCTGTGCATTTTTCAGTGGCCATACAGAGTCAGAGCGTGAGTCGCGATATCTCGAGTGGATGGGCGCGATATTGCCCGAAATGCGCGGCTCGCACATTTCCAGCTTGCTGCAATCGGCAAGGTTCGAGGAAGCGCGCACGGCCGTGACCATCAAGGAGGCGCTCGGGGACGAAACGACCACCGCTATGGATCTCGCGCACGATCGGGCGCGTGTCGCATTCGCCTCCTTCGACCCGCGGGCGGCTCTCGCGGCCGCCGACGAATTGTTGGGCGACCCGGATCCGGAGGTGAGCGAGGACGGGGCAGCAACACGAATTCAAGCCCTGCTCTTCGCGGGCCAAATTCGGGCCGCGGCGCGCGCGGTCGAAACGGAATTGAATCGTCTCGATCACAGGTCAAGGCATGACAAATTCCTCGATATTGCCGGAAAGCATCTGCAGTTGCAGCGCCTTTTGGGTCGCCCCGCGCCCCCACCGGAACTCATTCGCCAAATCGAAGAGCACCTTCAGCATGCAGAGTCGCGTGCTGCACCAGCGCGGGTCGAGCTGGCATTGTTGCGTGCCCGTGAACCAAGCGAAAAGTCCTTTGGCGACCAGTTCGATGCGCTGATTCGCGATCTGAAGTGGAAGAATGTCAGTCAGGATTTTACCTCTGCGTATGTATTGCCCTTCGTGCGCCTGGGTCGAGGCAACGATGCCGTGACGACGATGTATCGCGAGATTGAAATGCCGAATGCGCGCCAGATGGTGGCATTCGAGGTGGCGCTTGCATTCGAGTCCGTGGGAGCGAAGACCGAAGCGGAAAAAGCATACCGACTATGCATGACCGAGCCGTGGTATTATCCGTTCGAATCGGTAGCGGCGCGGTTGCGCCTCTCAGAAATGGCCCGTGCATAA
- a CDS encoding nuclear transport factor 2 family protein yields the protein MQIRLLADVLDNARPPESTFSTSPSHSTNLRVLRTFEHPKRNVRHFVDEYATLLDEVPILLGLEGEVEQFAAAYGLSMPSRCAERLQLPYDTWIQPERIRAIFRRRTFNAEDRLFATTHQSIECWMFIVLGALASAEASTEKQNYAQAAMAIEKATKIMTYLSGAIMILETLVLADYHPLRVRLRDASGAQSRQIADAMAACRRIGTQLSTDMQRRELSFLTMYQAPDVHPTEHAFAEALTTLEHRCALFLFNHYKLATRILGSGSLGSLGVEVGTLVSRFVEPMHPALDHARYRYNVFTSFAYGRHAGTMVSELERADPVSSRLPAAVDENRIREVTSAYFAAMETMDIDRWVALFSKSGTVESPIGSRPFRGHAGLRVMFRNFMKAFAPSMVATIRAVRIDAPRGYAEVDWQIDASHQKMPITYAGTECFQFTAAGEIAHVVVHDDPEEIALQMLSPSERRACLSQKT from the coding sequence ATGCAAATTCGGCTCCTCGCCGACGTACTCGATAATGCACGTCCACCAGAAAGCACATTTTCGACGTCGCCGTCGCATTCTACGAATTTACGTGTGCTCCGGACATTCGAGCATCCAAAGCGCAACGTGCGGCATTTTGTCGACGAATATGCCACGCTGCTCGACGAAGTGCCCATTCTGTTGGGATTGGAAGGGGAAGTCGAACAATTCGCGGCTGCGTATGGTTTGTCAATGCCATCCCGCTGCGCCGAGCGCTTGCAGTTGCCTTACGATACGTGGATCCAACCGGAAAGAATCCGCGCCATTTTCCGACGACGCACGTTCAATGCCGAGGATCGCTTGTTCGCCACGACGCACCAAAGCATCGAATGCTGGATGTTCATCGTTCTGGGCGCATTGGCATCTGCCGAAGCGTCGACCGAAAAACAGAATTATGCACAGGCCGCCATGGCGATCGAAAAAGCGACCAAAATCATGACCTATCTATCGGGCGCCATCATGATCCTCGAGACCCTGGTGCTGGCCGATTATCATCCGCTCCGCGTACGTCTTCGTGATGCAAGCGGCGCGCAATCACGCCAAATTGCCGATGCCATGGCCGCATGCCGGCGGATCGGAACGCAATTGAGCACGGACATGCAACGCCGCGAATTGTCTTTTTTGACCATGTACCAAGCTCCCGACGTTCATCCAACCGAACATGCTTTCGCGGAAGCGCTGACGACGCTCGAACATCGGTGCGCTCTATTCTTGTTCAATCATTACAAATTGGCCACGCGTATCCTGGGCTCGGGCAGCTTGGGTTCATTGGGGGTGGAAGTCGGAACGCTCGTGAGTCGGTTCGTCGAACCCATGCATCCCGCTCTCGACCACGCCCGTTATCGGTACAATGTCTTCACGAGTTTTGCGTATGGGCGCCATGCCGGCACCATGGTCAGCGAGCTCGAACGCGCCGACCCCGTATCGAGCCGTCTGCCCGCCGCGGTCGATGAAAATCGCATTCGCGAGGTCACCAGCGCGTATTTCGCAGCCATGGAAACCATGGACATCGATCGTTGGGTTGCGCTGTTTTCGAAGAGTGGAACCGTCGAATCGCCCATTGGCAGCCGCCCATTTCGAGGTCACGCGGGACTTCGCGTCATGTTTCGCAATTTCATGAAAGCATTCGCGCCGAGCATGGTCGCCACCATACGCGCCGTCCGCATCGATGCTCCACGTGGTTATGCCGAAGTCGATTGGCAAATCGACGCGTCTCATCAAAAAATGCCCATTACGTACGCGGGAACCGAATGTTTCCAATTCACGGCTGCTGGAGAAATCGCACACGTCGTCGTACACGACGACCCCGAGGAAATTGCTTTGCAAATGTTGTCCCCGAGCGAACGACGCGCTTGCCTCTCGCAAAAAACATGA
- a CDS encoding STAS domain-containing protein: MRCAECLLGVASQANVSLEEFLDTMGACDDCPALTAGPAELHVLLDRLRQCAHTLRKTQTKLRQREQDLAAALDETAQYEARIEKMVHVYNQSVRELEPQLAVVEKQAETIRALSAPILEVAHGVVAIPIIGAIDREREALLTQALLTRVHERPTRLVIVDLTGLDEVDASTASHLLRTCAALRLLGTKVVLCGLRSAVAKELVRLDADLAVVETLPTLRAALERIR, encoded by the coding sequence ATGCGCTGCGCGGAATGTTTGCTTGGAGTTGCATCACAGGCGAACGTGTCCCTCGAGGAGTTCCTCGATACAATGGGCGCCTGTGATGATTGCCCTGCGCTCACCGCGGGTCCGGCCGAATTGCATGTACTTTTGGATCGCCTGCGTCAATGCGCGCATACGCTCCGTAAAACGCAGACCAAATTGCGTCAACGCGAGCAAGATCTCGCGGCGGCATTGGACGAGACTGCGCAATACGAGGCGCGCATCGAGAAAATGGTGCACGTGTACAACCAAAGCGTGCGTGAGCTCGAACCTCAGTTGGCGGTCGTCGAAAAACAAGCCGAGACGATTCGGGCATTGTCGGCGCCCATCCTCGAAGTGGCGCACGGAGTCGTCGCCATCCCCATCATCGGCGCAATCGATCGCGAGCGCGAAGCATTGCTCACCCAGGCATTGCTCACGCGGGTGCACGAGCGACCGACTCGGCTCGTCATCGTGGATTTGACGGGTCTCGACGAGGTGGACGCTTCGACGGCAAGTCATCTCTTGCGCACGTGTGCGGCGCTTCGTTTGCTTGGGACCAAAGTCGTTTTGTGTGGATTGCGTAGCGCCGTGGCCAAAGAGCTCGTCCGTTTGGATGCCGATCTCGCCGTCGTGGAGACGCTGCCGACTCTTCGCGCAGCGCTCGAACGAATTCGTTGA
- a CDS encoding FIST C-terminal domain-containing protein, with translation MAESGRVVVVREMAVVFGGMTMRVATVSIVHPSSTIAGKEVAEGLILELGAAPRCILLFVSSRHDPRSVMDGLGRRLPDDTIVVGCSSFGEINAEEALTGSVTAMGFTDIDCAAYKVDHVLPDGRAAGRELAKRAKAFEPNILITFADGIMGSPAELVRGMQDVLGTKFPIVGGVAAEHLAFERTYEIHGREVLSGGAVALALRGKMAIATAAKSGFQPVGNVRTVTRVEGKNLILELDGVPALRIYKEFLGQTVRDQQMVGIEFPLLCVPNLDGDYMDSDDRTNVVRVVRKLDEERGGLLLSSEIAVGSKVRLTCSTKDDLLEAAGIAVNEALEKVPKPDVALIFGCACRKLILGSRYQEEIRRAFRCLDAAIPKVGFYTYGELSPVRDTTVCHDATFTVVLLGS, from the coding sequence ATGGCAGAGTCCGGGCGCGTCGTCGTCGTCCGCGAAATGGCTGTGGTTTTTGGGGGGATGACCATGCGAGTAGCGACCGTATCCATCGTGCATCCATCATCGACGATTGCGGGGAAAGAAGTTGCCGAGGGGTTGATTCTCGAGCTCGGTGCAGCTCCGCGCTGTATCCTTCTTTTCGTCTCCAGCCGACATGATCCGCGCAGCGTCATGGACGGACTTGGCCGGCGATTGCCCGACGATACCATTGTCGTAGGGTGTTCGAGTTTTGGTGAAATCAACGCCGAAGAAGCGCTCACGGGGTCGGTCACTGCAATGGGGTTTACCGACATCGATTGTGCTGCATACAAGGTGGACCATGTGTTGCCGGATGGCCGCGCTGCGGGTCGCGAGCTTGCAAAACGAGCCAAAGCATTCGAGCCGAATATCCTCATTACATTTGCCGACGGAATCATGGGGAGTCCCGCGGAGCTCGTGCGCGGAATGCAGGATGTATTGGGTACGAAGTTTCCTATCGTGGGCGGCGTGGCTGCCGAGCATCTGGCATTCGAGCGAACGTATGAAATTCATGGTCGTGAAGTGTTGAGTGGTGGCGCGGTCGCTTTGGCCTTGCGTGGCAAAATGGCCATTGCCACTGCAGCAAAGTCGGGTTTTCAGCCCGTCGGCAACGTGCGTACGGTGACGCGTGTGGAAGGAAAAAACCTCATCCTCGAGCTCGATGGTGTGCCTGCATTGCGCATTTACAAAGAATTTCTGGGACAAACCGTACGGGACCAGCAGATGGTGGGTATCGAGTTCCCCCTTTTGTGCGTGCCCAACCTCGATGGCGATTACATGGATTCCGACGATCGCACCAATGTCGTGCGTGTCGTCCGCAAGCTCGACGAAGAACGCGGCGGATTGCTTTTGAGCAGCGAAATCGCGGTCGGATCGAAGGTCCGGCTGACGTGTTCCACCAAAGATGATTTGCTCGAAGCGGCCGGCATAGCGGTGAATGAAGCCCTCGAGAAAGTGCCCAAGCCGGACGTTGCCCTCATTTTTGGTTGTGCTTGTCGCAAGTTGATCCTCGGCTCGAGGTATCAAGAGGAAATACGGCGTGCGTTTCGATGCCTCGACGCTGCAATTCCCAAAGTTGGGTTTTACACCTATGGCGAGCTTTCGCCCGTGCGTGACACGACGGTGTGTCACGACGCGACGTTCACGGTGGTGCTGCTCGGGTCTTGA
- a CDS encoding glycoside hydrolase family 9 protein, whose amino-acid sequence MPRFGAIALILSAACSTLVSPDAWAQAPDADVVNYTTLAVPAVDAHTLNILSPTTLELIRITTKPAAGSVSAWDFVNDDIPTAAQFVVEANGVPIPIRQVGFKRRPLSAPPAAYDLRIGNSLILELGASLVEDAHIVVTNPNGSVFPSHFDFSGWAHALRYGPAVHVNQEGYVPSWPKKASVGYWIGTLGELKPPALSFQVVDATTGVAVHSGALSARPDSGWPTVPAPYQQVYEADFSSFTRQGEYMLVVPGLGASLPFVIDEGIAMNFARTYAQGLFHQRCGHPNHLPFTRHTHEACHLAPASVPSGSGFTFTWNKIAANANTINSNNPPQIAPKLTSEAAALFPYVRKGTVDVSGGHHDAGDYSKYTTNSAMLVHLLTFAADSFSGVGALDNLGLPESGDGIGDMLQEAKIEADFLLKMQDTDGGFYFLVYPRDRAYEHDVLPDDGDPQVVWPKTTSATAAAVGALAELGSSQRFKAAYPTEASAYLDAARRGWTFLTQAISQYGKAGAYQKITHYGDDFTHDDELAWAASAMFVATRDRNIHDTLLSWFDPSDPATRRWGWWRMYSGYGAAIRIYAFADRTGRVPTRRLDRTHLAQCKAEIRAAADDAVTWAGQSAYGTSFPAASKSVMSAGWYFSGAQTYDIATGYQLDARSQYLDAMLRNFNYEGGSNALNLTYLTGIGWKRQREIVHQYAWNDPRVLPPNGFPIGSLQTGPVPTSLYGTQLSELTFPRDNAPVPTPFYDRWTDTNNILTEFVHTDQARALGAATMLGALTRRRSQTYRAMTGASIQGIPVSISTGNAFTVSLDVPGFDLGDARIIWEASGQQPAYGQSYTYTPQGTGLQWIEAEAHWPDGRRAVARQTLFAEIGLPVVSVMATDNIAKLFSTTDTMTFTFTRTGSSTNDLAIDFGLSGTAAKWFDYWRPSHGDMPQTLVMPAGANTISMILAARDNVNDADPQTLIVTMRTSPNYIIGSPNFATATIVP is encoded by the coding sequence GTGCCCCGCTTCGGTGCGATTGCGTTGATTTTGTCGGCAGCTTGTTCGACCCTTGTGTCGCCCGACGCATGGGCGCAAGCGCCAGATGCGGACGTCGTCAATTACACGACGCTCGCCGTGCCCGCGGTAGATGCGCATACGCTCAATATTCTTTCGCCCACCACGCTCGAATTGATCCGCATCACGACGAAGCCCGCAGCGGGTTCGGTGAGCGCGTGGGATTTCGTGAACGATGACATCCCCACGGCTGCGCAATTCGTCGTCGAAGCCAACGGCGTTCCCATTCCCATCAGGCAGGTCGGTTTCAAGCGTCGCCCATTGTCGGCACCTCCGGCCGCGTACGACTTGCGCATCGGCAATAGCCTCATCCTGGAGCTCGGTGCGTCCCTTGTCGAAGACGCGCATATCGTCGTGACGAATCCCAATGGAAGCGTGTTCCCGTCCCATTTCGACTTTTCAGGATGGGCACACGCTTTGCGTTATGGTCCCGCCGTGCACGTGAATCAAGAAGGCTATGTTCCATCGTGGCCGAAAAAGGCGTCCGTGGGGTATTGGATAGGAACGCTCGGGGAGCTAAAGCCTCCCGCGTTGTCGTTTCAAGTGGTCGATGCAACGACGGGCGTGGCGGTGCACTCCGGCGCGCTTTCAGCGCGTCCGGATTCGGGATGGCCCACGGTGCCAGCGCCATATCAGCAGGTATACGAAGCCGACTTCAGTAGTTTCACCCGGCAAGGCGAATACATGTTGGTCGTGCCGGGTCTCGGCGCGTCGCTCCCATTCGTCATCGACGAGGGCATTGCGATGAATTTTGCCCGGACCTATGCACAGGGGTTGTTTCACCAGCGTTGCGGCCATCCGAACCACTTGCCATTCACGCGCCATACGCACGAAGCGTGTCACTTGGCGCCGGCGTCGGTCCCGAGCGGCAGCGGATTCACGTTCACCTGGAACAAGATTGCCGCAAACGCCAACACGATCAATTCGAATAACCCGCCGCAAATCGCGCCCAAGCTCACCTCGGAGGCCGCCGCGCTTTTTCCCTACGTACGCAAAGGGACCGTGGACGTATCCGGAGGACATCACGATGCGGGCGACTACTCCAAATACACCACCAACAGCGCGATGCTGGTACACTTGTTGACGTTCGCCGCGGATTCGTTTTCAGGTGTCGGAGCGCTCGATAACTTGGGGCTTCCCGAATCGGGCGACGGCATTGGCGACATGTTGCAGGAGGCGAAAATCGAGGCGGATTTCCTCCTGAAAATGCAAGATACCGACGGAGGATTTTATTTTTTGGTGTATCCGCGCGACCGCGCATACGAACACGACGTGCTGCCCGACGATGGTGACCCGCAGGTCGTGTGGCCGAAGACGACGTCCGCGACGGCTGCCGCGGTTGGCGCATTGGCGGAGCTGGGTTCGTCGCAGCGCTTCAAAGCAGCGTATCCGACCGAGGCATCCGCATACCTGGATGCTGCGCGCCGCGGCTGGACATTTCTGACGCAAGCGATTTCCCAATATGGCAAAGCCGGCGCGTACCAAAAGATTACCCATTACGGTGACGACTTCACGCACGATGACGAGCTGGCATGGGCAGCTTCGGCGATGTTCGTGGCGACGCGCGATCGAAACATCCACGACACCTTGCTCTCGTGGTTCGACCCCTCCGATCCCGCGACACGCCGTTGGGGCTGGTGGCGAATGTATTCCGGTTATGGCGCGGCCATTCGTATTTATGCCTTCGCCGATCGCACGGGCCGCGTTCCGACTCGAAGGCTCGATCGCACGCATCTGGCGCAGTGCAAGGCCGAGATTCGGGCCGCTGCCGACGATGCCGTCACGTGGGCCGGACAAAGCGCCTATGGCACGAGCTTTCCGGCCGCCTCGAAGAGCGTCATGAGCGCCGGCTGGTACTTCTCCGGGGCGCAAACGTACGACATCGCAACCGGGTATCAGCTCGATGCCAGGTCCCAATACCTGGACGCCATGTTACGCAACTTCAACTACGAAGGAGGCTCGAATGCGCTCAATTTGACATACCTCACGGGCATCGGCTGGAAGCGACAACGCGAGATCGTCCACCAATACGCCTGGAACGATCCGCGCGTCCTGCCGCCCAATGGCTTTCCGATTGGCTCGCTACAAACCGGGCCCGTTCCTACCAGCCTCTACGGCACCCAGCTTTCCGAGCTCACCTTCCCGCGCGATAATGCGCCCGTCCCCACGCCGTTTTACGACCGCTGGACCGACACGAACAACATCCTGACCGAATTCGTGCACACCGATCAGGCCCGCGCGCTCGGAGCGGCCACGATGCTCGGCGCTTTGACGAGGCGCCGTTCGCAAACGTATCGTGCGATGACCGGCGCCTCCATCCAAGGCATCCCCGTGTCGATTTCGACTGGGAATGCGTTTACCGTATCGCTCGACGTGCCGGGCTTCGATTTGGGCGACGCCCGTATCATTTGGGAAGCAAGCGGCCAGCAGCCTGCCTACGGCCAAAGCTATACCTACACCCCGCAAGGCACCGGCTTGCAATGGATTGAAGCCGAGGCGCATTGGCCCGATGGACGCCGCGCCGTCGCACGCCAAACCCTATTCGCCGAAATCGGCTTGCCCGTCGTGTCGGTCATGGCCACCGACAATATCGCCAAGCTCTTCAGCACGACCGATACGATGACGTTCACCTTCACGCGCACGGGGAGCTCCACCAATGACCTCGCGATCGACTTCGGACTCTCTGGCACGGCGGCCAAGTGGTTCGACTATTGGCGGCCGTCGCATGGCGACATGCCCCAAACACTCGTCATGCCCGCTGGTGCCAATACCATTTCGATGATCCTTGCCGCTCGGGACAACGTCAATGACGCCGACCCGCAAACGCTCATCGTTACAATGCGCACCAGTCCCAACTATATCATCGGCAGCCCCAATTTCGCGACGGCGACGATCGTGCCCTGA